The following proteins are co-located in the Methylomonas sp. 11b genome:
- the rimO gene encoding 30S ribosomal protein S12 methylthiotransferase RimO, which yields MTNPRVGFISLGCPKALVDSEQILTRLRSEGYQVSPNYKDSDLVIVNTCGFIDAAVEESLDSIGEALAENGKVIVTGCLGARQDEILARHPQVLKITGAHATDEVVSAVHEYLPPAHNPFTDIVPPQGIKLTPKHYAYLKISEGCNHRCTFCIIPSMRGDLVSRPIDDVMQEAERLADAGVKELLIVSQDTSAYGLDLKYESRRWRGREMQTRFYDLAEALGELGIWARMHYVYPYPHVDDVVPLMVEGKILPYLDIPFQHANSRILKLMKRPAAAENNLERIRAWRKICPDLTIRSTFIVGFPGETEQDFAELLQFLSEAQMDRVGCFAYSPVKGAVANDLPDAVPEEVKQERLARFMEHQSAISAERLQRRVGRVETVLVDEVVEEGAVARSRSDAPEIDGQVFIDGASHLQVGDFVDVEIEEADEYDLWAKLI from the coding sequence ATGACTAACCCCCGCGTTGGATTTATCAGTTTAGGTTGCCCCAAAGCCTTGGTCGATAGCGAGCAGATTCTGACCCGGCTGCGCAGCGAAGGCTATCAAGTCTCGCCGAACTACAAGGATTCGGATTTGGTGATTGTGAATACCTGCGGCTTTATCGATGCGGCGGTTGAAGAGTCGCTGGATAGCATCGGCGAGGCCTTGGCGGAAAATGGTAAGGTGATCGTCACCGGTTGTCTCGGTGCGCGCCAGGATGAGATTTTGGCGCGGCATCCGCAGGTTTTAAAAATCACCGGCGCCCACGCGACTGACGAAGTGGTGTCTGCGGTGCATGAATACTTGCCGCCGGCGCATAATCCGTTTACCGACATAGTGCCGCCGCAAGGTATCAAACTAACGCCCAAGCATTATGCTTATCTGAAAATTTCGGAAGGCTGCAATCACAGATGCACGTTTTGCATTATCCCGTCGATGCGCGGGGATTTGGTGAGCCGGCCTATCGACGATGTGATGCAGGAAGCCGAGCGGCTGGCCGATGCCGGTGTTAAGGAATTGCTGATCGTCTCGCAAGATACCAGTGCTTACGGTTTGGATTTGAAGTATGAGAGCCGGCGCTGGCGGGGTCGGGAAATGCAAACCCGGTTTTACGATTTGGCCGAAGCATTGGGTGAGCTGGGTATCTGGGCGCGGATGCATTATGTCTATCCCTATCCGCATGTCGATGACGTGGTGCCGTTAATGGTGGAAGGCAAAATTCTGCCGTATCTGGATATTCCGTTTCAGCACGCCAACAGCCGAATTTTAAAGCTGATGAAACGTCCGGCGGCAGCGGAAAATAATCTGGAGCGCATCCGCGCTTGGCGGAAGATTTGCCCGGATTTGACTATTCGCAGTACGTTTATCGTCGGTTTTCCCGGTGAAACCGAGCAAGATTTTGCAGAGTTGTTGCAATTCTTAAGCGAAGCGCAAATGGATAGGGTAGGTTGTTTTGCTTATTCGCCGGTGAAGGGTGCGGTAGCCAACGATTTGCCGGATGCTGTACCGGAAGAGGTCAAGCAAGAGCGCTTGGCGCGCTTTATGGAGCATCAGTCGGCAATCAGTGCCGAGCGCTTGCAACGTCGGGTCGGCAGAGTCGAGACAGTATTGGTCGATGAAGTGGTCGAAGAGGGCGCAGTCGCGCGCAGCCGCAGCGACGCACCCGAGATCGACGGTCAGGTCTTTATCGACGGCGCAAGCCATTTACAAGTCGGGGATTTCGTCGATGTGGAAATCGAGGAAGCCGACGAGTACGACTTGTGGGCTAAACTGATCTAA
- a CDS encoding cold-shock protein gives MSVQVEGKVKWFNDEKGFGFIEQEGGKDVFVHFSAINGNGRKTLKEGQKVTMEVTNGQKGPQAENVTPL, from the coding sequence ATGTCAGTTCAAGTAGAAGGCAAAGTAAAATGGTTCAATGATGAAAAAGGCTTCGGCTTCATTGAGCAAGAAGGCGGCAAAGATGTATTCGTACATTTCAGCGCCATCAACGGCAACGGCCGCAAAACCTTGAAAGAAGGCCAAAAAGTCACGATGGAAGTGACCAACGGCCAAAAAGGTCCACAAGCGGAAAACGTAACACCGCTGTAA
- the nhaD gene encoding sodium:proton antiporter NhaD gives MTEEVTELNKSKPMVLAASLIWAFIAGIYVNNGMSEQAGHAFRACLEGYAELFLFIMVSMAYLNAMEDRGVFDNLRVWLLSKGFSYRKLFWITGVMSFFMSSVCNNLTTALLMGAVIAAMGKDNRKFVTLACINVVVATNAGGSFSPFGDITTLLVWQSGVVPFKDFYSLFIPAVVNFALPAIIMHFWIPKQQPAAVGKAPKMKRGAITMIVLFLLTIITAVCFENMLKLPPAAGMLAGLTYLKFLGFYLQKTADKDNGKISDFAHVYKLFNVAVPDARPSQKFDVFKSVATLEWDTLLFFYGVMISVGGLSFIGYLTMASDVLYVGMDPTIANIVVGILSAFIDNGTIMFAVLTMHPDISQGQWLLVTLTAGVGGSLLAIGSAAGVGLMGQMKGVYSFSAHLKWMPVILIGFFGSIATHFLINGSYF, from the coding sequence ATGACCGAAGAGGTCACCGAATTAAACAAATCCAAACCCATGGTGTTAGCCGCAAGCTTGATCTGGGCCTTTATCGCCGGCATTTACGTGAATAATGGCATGAGCGAACAGGCCGGCCACGCATTCCGTGCTTGTCTGGAAGGCTACGCGGAATTGTTTTTGTTCATCATGGTGTCCATGGCTTATCTCAACGCCATGGAAGATCGCGGCGTTTTCGATAATCTGCGAGTTTGGTTGCTCAGTAAGGGTTTCAGCTACCGTAAGCTATTCTGGATTACCGGAGTCATGTCGTTTTTTATGTCCTCGGTTTGCAACAACCTGACCACTGCACTACTGATGGGCGCAGTGATCGCGGCAATGGGCAAGGATAATCGCAAATTCGTTACATTGGCTTGCATCAACGTAGTGGTCGCCACGAATGCCGGCGGTTCGTTCAGCCCCTTCGGCGATATCACCACGCTGCTGGTATGGCAAAGCGGGGTAGTACCCTTTAAAGATTTCTACTCACTGTTCATTCCCGCGGTGGTCAATTTCGCACTGCCGGCGATAATTATGCATTTCTGGATACCCAAGCAACAACCGGCGGCAGTGGGTAAAGCCCCAAAAATGAAACGCGGCGCAATAACGATGATCGTGCTGTTTTTACTGACGATTATTACCGCGGTCTGCTTCGAAAACATGTTGAAACTACCGCCTGCGGCCGGCATGCTGGCGGGCCTGACTTATCTAAAATTCTTAGGTTTTTATTTGCAAAAAACCGCCGATAAAGACAACGGCAAAATTAGCGATTTCGCCCACGTGTATAAGTTATTTAACGTTGCGGTTCCCGACGCGAGGCCAAGCCAAAAATTCGACGTATTTAAAAGCGTTGCCACGCTGGAATGGGACACCCTGCTGTTTTTTTACGGCGTGATGATCAGCGTCGGCGGCCTGAGTTTCATCGGTTATTTGACCATGGCCTCGGATGTGTTGTACGTCGGCATGGACCCGACCATCGCCAACATTGTGGTCGGCATCCTGTCGGCGTTTATTGATAACGGCACCATCATGTTCGCGGTACTCACCATGCATCCCGACATCTCGCAAGGCCAATGGCTGTTAGTGACATTAACCGCTGGCGTCGGCGGCAGTTTACTGGCAATCGGATCGGCGGCAGGCGTAGGCTTGATGGGCCAAATGAAAGGCGTTTACTCCTTTAGCGCGCACTTGAAATGGATGCCGGTCATTTTGATCGGTTTTTTCGGCAGCATTGCTACCCATTTTCTGATTAATGGCAGCTATTTTTGA
- a CDS encoding pyridine nucleotide-disulfide oxidoreductase: protein MTQKLNTRDLTQLTLGIPGFEYKDLYDAKRLSDLLTVFDQSVQQHDAALFAEITAYRACGGEGMKPEDISELLVKMAPLVGTFVARLFNVNDVREQQIGNIRGEFDAVFVYRTEIVGTLSKLFKGQTIEGWDIAALRVQLDGLLTAADKQDLFQADPELAISQLGADLWRLSQQAEITDADVAAFKNQLTGYDSPAALVAGLLDIIRRWSFAAQHDPELQAYVAKWVSFKIPEKTNLDNLVDHETVAQNGYDVWACDDHHQRRRDGFALTDKRFKQRQVLYEVDHCIYCHDRDNDSCSKGIKNKKDGTFKTNHLSALMTGCPLEEKISEMHVVKRQGDNIGALAMIIIDNPMCPGTGHRICNDCMRGCIYQKTESVNIPQIETNVLTDVLFMPWGFEIYSLLTRWNPLNIKRSTTLPYNGKNVLVAGMGPAGYTLSHYLLNEGFGVVGIDALKIEPLPLHLTGDRDNLPMPIMDFQDLYEDLDKRVLLGFGGVAEYGITVRWDKNFLKVIYLTLLRRNAFKCYGGVRFGGTITIDEAWEMGFDHIAIASGAGKPTVIDLKNNMTRGIRKASDFLMGLQLTGAAKESSLANLQVRLPAGVIGGGLTAIDTTTELLAYYPGQVSKILHRYEKLVAKYGEASVRSRYDAEELEILEEFLAHGRVIEQERERAAAAGEMPNFLPFLKQWGGVTLFYRKGIKDSPAYRQNHEEIHEALSEGIYLAEGMSPLEAVEDQYGHLQAVRFERLTEQDGKWRKTDEVEVKLRGLFIAAGTAPNTIYQSEHPRTFAMEGKFYKRHEPDWLDGNAQLAPMADEAQVKVGKPAPFTSYHSNGRYITFYGDNHPVYAGNVVKAMASAKDGYPYIVKLFANEIAELDASQQPQRDARLRDLQDRLDATFLAHVVEVNRLTPTIIEVVIKAPAAAKHFEPGQFYRVQNYESLAPVVEGTTLAAEGLALTGAWVDKEKGLVSLIALEMGSSSRLCATWKVGDPLVLMGVTGAPTEIPTGKTVLLLGGGLGNAVLFSIGKAMRNAGNKVLYFAGYRNSEDLFKVPEIEEASDVIVWAVDDRPGNDAIPVTRPQDKTFVGNIVEAMVSYATGKLGETSIRLQDVDHLIVIGSDRMMAAVKAARFVALKPYLKEGHEAVGSINSPMQCMMKGVCAQCLCKHVDPESGEESFMYSCYNQDQALDYVDFPNLAARLRQNTVQEKLSSLWLTYLLEAQS from the coding sequence ATGACACAAAAGCTTAATACTCGCGACCTTACCCAACTCACCCTCGGCATCCCCGGCTTCGAATATAAAGATTTATACGATGCCAAACGTCTGTCTGATTTGTTGACAGTATTCGATCAGTCGGTACAGCAACACGATGCAGCCTTGTTTGCGGAAATTACCGCTTACCGCGCCTGCGGCGGCGAGGGCATGAAGCCGGAGGACATTTCCGAGTTATTGGTGAAGATGGCGCCGCTGGTCGGCACCTTTGTCGCGCGTTTGTTCAATGTCAACGATGTGCGCGAGCAACAAATCGGCAATATTCGTGGCGAATTCGACGCCGTATTTGTTTATCGCACCGAAATCGTAGGCACTTTGAGCAAGCTATTCAAAGGCCAAACTATCGAAGGTTGGGATATTGCCGCATTGCGGGTGCAACTAGATGGTTTGTTGACCGCCGCCGACAAACAGGATTTATTCCAGGCCGATCCGGAGTTGGCGATTAGCCAACTCGGTGCCGATTTATGGCGCTTGTCGCAACAGGCAGAAATTACCGATGCCGACGTTGCCGCGTTCAAAAACCAATTGACCGGCTACGACAGCCCTGCTGCGCTGGTAGCCGGTCTGCTTGACATCATCCGCCGCTGGAGCTTTGCCGCCCAACACGACCCAGAATTGCAAGCCTATGTAGCCAAATGGGTGAGCTTCAAAATCCCGGAAAAAACCAATCTGGACAATCTGGTTGACCACGAAACGGTGGCGCAAAACGGTTATGACGTCTGGGCCTGCGACGATCACCATCAGCGCCGCCGCGACGGCTTCGCGTTGACCGACAAACGCTTCAAGCAACGCCAGGTGCTCTATGAAGTAGATCATTGCATTTACTGCCACGACAGGGACAACGACTCCTGCTCGAAAGGCATCAAGAACAAAAAAGACGGCACGTTCAAAACGAATCATTTGAGCGCACTGATGACCGGCTGCCCGCTGGAAGAAAAAATCTCCGAGATGCATGTAGTCAAACGCCAGGGTGACAATATCGGCGCGCTGGCGATGATCATCATCGACAATCCGATGTGCCCCGGCACCGGCCACCGGATATGCAACGATTGCATGCGCGGTTGTATTTATCAAAAAACCGAGTCGGTGAATATTCCGCAAATCGAAACCAATGTGCTGACCGACGTGCTGTTCATGCCGTGGGGTTTTGAAATATACAGTCTGTTGACCCGCTGGAACCCGCTGAATATCAAACGCTCCACCACATTGCCTTACAACGGTAAAAATGTGCTGGTAGCGGGCATGGGCCCTGCCGGCTATACCTTGTCGCACTATCTGTTGAATGAAGGCTTTGGCGTGGTCGGTATCGATGCCTTGAAAATCGAGCCGCTACCCCTGCATTTGACCGGCGACCGCGACAATCTGCCAATGCCGATCATGGACTTTCAAGACCTTTACGAAGATCTGGATAAGCGTGTATTGCTGGGCTTTGGCGGCGTGGCCGAATACGGGATTACCGTGCGTTGGGATAAAAACTTTTTGAAAGTCATTTACCTGACTTTGCTGCGCCGCAACGCTTTCAAATGCTACGGCGGCGTGCGTTTCGGCGGCACCATCACCATTGACGAAGCCTGGGAAATGGGTTTCGACCACATAGCGATTGCCAGTGGCGCCGGCAAGCCGACGGTGATCGATCTGAAAAACAACATGACCCGTGGCATCCGCAAGGCCTCAGACTTTTTGATGGGCCTGCAATTGACCGGCGCGGCCAAAGAATCCTCGCTGGCTAATTTGCAGGTGCGTCTGCCGGCCGGCGTCATCGGCGGCGGCTTGACCGCCATCGATACCACCACCGAATTACTGGCTTACTATCCTGGTCAAGTCAGCAAAATTCTACATCGCTACGAAAAATTAGTGGCTAAATACGGCGAGGCCTCAGTACGTAGCCGCTATGATGCCGAAGAGCTAGAAATCCTCGAGGAGTTTTTGGCGCATGGCCGTGTGATCGAGCAAGAACGCGAACGTGCGGCTGCCGCCGGTGAAATGCCTAATTTCCTGCCTTTCCTGAAACAATGGGGCGGCGTAACGCTGTTCTACCGCAAAGGTATTAAGGATTCGCCAGCATACCGGCAGAACCACGAAGAAATTCACGAAGCACTCTCGGAAGGTATTTACCTGGCCGAAGGCATGAGCCCACTGGAAGCTGTCGAAGATCAATATGGCCATTTGCAAGCCGTACGTTTTGAGAGACTGACCGAACAAGACGGTAAATGGCGCAAAACGGATGAAGTGGAAGTGAAGCTACGCGGCCTGTTTATCGCCGCCGGCACAGCTCCCAACACGATCTACCAGTCCGAGCATCCCCGCACTTTCGCGATGGAAGGCAAATTTTACAAGCGCCACGAACCCGACTGGTTGGACGGCAATGCGCAACTGGCGCCGATGGCCGATGAAGCGCAAGTCAAAGTGGGCAAACCGGCACCGTTTACTTCCTATCACAGCAACGGCCGGTACATCACTTTTTATGGCGACAACCATCCGGTTTATGCCGGCAACGTGGTAAAAGCCATGGCCAGCGCGAAAGACGGTTATCCGTATATCGTTAAACTGTTTGCCAACGAGATTGCTGAATTGGATGCATCACAGCAACCGCAACGCGATGCCCGGTTACGCGACTTGCAGGACAGACTCGATGCGACTTTCCTGGCGCATGTCGTCGAAGTGAATCGCCTGACACCAACCATCATCGAAGTGGTCATCAAAGCACCCGCCGCCGCGAAACATTTTGAGCCCGGCCAGTTTTACCGGGTGCAAAATTACGAATCACTAGCCCCTGTAGTCGAAGGCACCACGCTAGCCGCCGAAGGCTTGGCCCTAACCGGCGCCTGGGTAGACAAGGAAAAAGGCTTGGTATCTTTGATTGCCCTGGAAATGGGCAGCTCCAGCCGCTTATGCGCAACCTGGAAAGTCGGCGATCCGCTGGTGTTGATGGGCGTAACAGGCGCCCCGACTGAAATCCCAACCGGCAAAACCGTTTTGCTACTGGGCGGCGGTTTGGGTAACGCGGTATTGTTCTCAATCGGTAAAGCCATGCGCAATGCTGGTAACAAGGTGCTGTATTTCGCCGGCTACCGTAACAGCGAAGACTTGTTCAAGGTTCCTGAAATCGAAGAGGCGTCCGACGTGATCGTTTGGGCTGTCGATGACCGGCCGGGCAACGACGCGATACCCGTCACACGACCTCAGGATAAAACCTTCGTCGGTAATATCGTCGAAGCGATGGTGTCCTATGCCACCGGAAAATTGGGGGAAACTAGCATACGTCTGCAAGACGTCGATCACCTGATCGTCATCGGCTCGGATCGGATGATGGCAGCGGTAAAAGCGGCACGCTTTGTCGCATTAAAACCGTACTTGAAGGAAGGCCACGAGGCGGTCGGCTCAATCAACTCGCCTATGCAATGCATGATGAAAGGCGTCTGCGCCCAATGCTTATGCAAACACGTGGATCCGGAAAGCGGCGAAGAGAGCTTTATGTACTCTTGTTACAACCAGGATCAGGCGCTGGACTATGTAGATTTCCCGAACCTGGCTGCCCGTCTGCGGCAAAACACGGTACAGGAAAAACTGTCCTCGCTCTGGCTGACGTATTTGCTGGAAGCCCAATCGTAA
- the secF gene encoding protein translocase subunit SecF, whose product MTSASHIDFLSKRKLAFYFSGTLLLISIVSFFVKGLDLGIDFTGGSVYELHYNQAADLDKMRSTLEQQGFADANLQHFGSAADVLIRLKPVENVSQKELSEKVLSVANSSQSQPGELRRVEFVGPQVGDDLVNDGGLALFFAFVGIMVYVSIRFEWKLSLSAIAALFHDSIITMGFFSVFGWEFDMTVLSAILALIGYSINDTIVVYDRIRETVRSSRIKESINDIVNTALNDTLSRTILTSLTVFLTLLALAFLGGKTIHGFAIAMLIGVVKGTYSSIYIASSLALSLGLSRDDLMPPAKDSVVDDMP is encoded by the coding sequence ATGACTTCCGCTTCACACATTGATTTTCTTAGTAAAAGAAAACTGGCCTTTTACTTTTCCGGCACTCTGCTATTGATTTCCATTGTTTCGTTTTTCGTCAAGGGTCTGGATCTGGGCATAGACTTTACCGGCGGCAGCGTCTACGAATTGCATTACAACCAAGCGGCGGATCTGGACAAGATGCGCAGCACACTGGAACAACAAGGCTTCGCCGATGCCAATCTGCAACATTTCGGCAGCGCGGCCGATGTGTTAATCCGCCTGAAACCGGTAGAAAACGTTAGTCAAAAAGAACTTAGCGAAAAAGTGCTAAGCGTCGCCAATAGCAGCCAAAGCCAACCTGGCGAACTGCGTCGAGTAGAATTCGTCGGCCCGCAAGTGGGGGATGATTTGGTCAACGATGGCGGTCTGGCGCTATTCTTCGCTTTTGTCGGCATCATGGTCTACGTCAGCATTCGCTTCGAATGGAAATTATCCTTGAGCGCGATCGCGGCTTTATTCCACGACAGTATCATTACGATGGGTTTTTTCTCGGTATTTGGCTGGGAATTCGACATGACCGTGTTATCGGCGATTTTGGCCTTGATCGGTTATTCCATCAACGACACCATCGTCGTCTACGACCGGATTCGCGAAACCGTCCGCTCTAGCCGAATCAAGGAATCCATTAACGACATCGTTAACACCGCACTGAACGACACTCTGAGCCGAACTATCCTGACCTCGTTGACCGTATTTTTAACGCTGTTGGCCCTGGCATTCCTCGGCGGCAAAACCATCCACGGCTTTGCCATTGCGATGCTGATCGGCGTCGTTAAAGGCACCTACTCATCGATTTACATTGCCAGCTCACTAGCGCTGAGCCTGGGCTTGAGCCGCGACGACCTGATGCCGCCCGCCAAGGACAGCGTCGTCGACGACATGCCTTAA
- a CDS encoding TrkH family potassium uptake protein, with protein sequence MQRFCTLGFVLGLILMVFGITYTLPIATSLYFEDGMVDHFLNGMSLNIGVGSLLSGLTMRFRGEVKTRDGYLLVASFWILMSATATFPLLWGMPGLSFTDAFFETTSGLTTTGATVFVGLDNLAPSLNLWRHELNWIGGLGIIVLAVAILPLLGIGGMQLYKAEISGPIKDSKLTPRITETARLLWIVYAGITVACIVSLKLAGMSWFDAICHGFATMGLGGLSTHDASVGYFDSPAIELVLTVFMLISAMNFAVHFQALHQRSAKPYLEDPEAIPMLGVIAGSILLCTGLIWYHHVYPDFLTALRHVTFNLVSVGTSSGFVSVDYDKWPPFVPWWMLYLSCIVANTGSTGGGIKMFRTILLWKQAGREMFSILHPRAINPIRIGGTPVANKIIFSVLAFIFLYFISIVVLTFSLLFSGLEPISALSAVLACINNAGPGLGQVGPASNYQGLSDFQTWICSIAMLLGRFEVFTLIMLFTPAFWRK encoded by the coding sequence ATGCAACGTTTTTGCACTTTAGGGTTTGTACTCGGCCTGATCTTGATGGTCTTCGGCATCACTTACACGCTACCGATAGCCACTTCGCTGTACTTCGAGGATGGCATGGTCGATCATTTCTTGAACGGCATGTCGCTGAATATCGGGGTCGGCAGCCTGCTATCCGGCTTAACCATGCGCTTTCGCGGCGAAGTAAAAACACGCGACGGCTACTTATTGGTAGCTTCTTTCTGGATATTGATGTCTGCAACAGCAACATTTCCGTTGCTTTGGGGGATGCCGGGGCTATCGTTTACCGATGCGTTTTTTGAAACCACATCGGGGTTAACCACCACGGGAGCTACCGTTTTCGTCGGCCTGGATAATCTGGCACCGTCGCTAAACCTCTGGCGCCACGAATTGAACTGGATCGGCGGCCTAGGCATTATCGTTTTGGCGGTAGCTATCTTGCCACTGCTGGGAATCGGGGGCATGCAGCTTTACAAAGCCGAAATCTCCGGCCCGATCAAAGACAGCAAACTGACGCCACGAATCACCGAAACCGCCAGATTGCTTTGGATAGTTTATGCCGGCATTACAGTTGCCTGCATCGTATCCCTGAAATTGGCCGGAATGAGCTGGTTCGACGCCATTTGCCATGGCTTCGCGACGATGGGCCTGGGAGGCTTATCGACCCATGACGCCAGTGTCGGCTATTTCGATTCTCCGGCCATCGAACTCGTTCTAACCGTGTTCATGCTTATTTCGGCGATGAATTTTGCCGTGCATTTTCAAGCCTTGCATCAGCGCAGCGCTAAACCCTACTTAGAAGATCCAGAGGCCATTCCCATGTTGGGCGTAATTGCCGGGAGTATTTTGTTATGTACCGGACTCATCTGGTATCACCATGTTTATCCCGATTTTCTCACCGCTCTGCGCCATGTCACTTTCAACCTGGTTTCGGTTGGCACTTCCAGCGGCTTCGTTAGCGTCGATTACGATAAATGGCCGCCGTTTGTGCCTTGGTGGATGCTTTATTTGAGCTGTATCGTTGCCAATACCGGTTCCACCGGCGGCGGCATCAAAATGTTCCGCACCATATTGTTATGGAAACAGGCCGGACGGGAAATGTTCAGCATTCTGCATCCGCGCGCTATCAACCCCATACGCATCGGCGGCACTCCCGTTGCCAATAAAATTATTTTCTCGGTATTAGCCTTTATTTTTCTTTACTTCATTTCGATTGTAGTTCTAACTTTTTCGCTTCTATTTTCCGGCTTGGAACCGATTTCAGCACTCAGCGCGGTACTGGCATGCATCAACAACGCCGGCCCAGGCCTTGGACAGGTAGGGCCTGCCAGCAATTACCAGGGTTTAAGCGATTTCCAGACCTGGATTTGTTCGATTGCAATGCTGTTGGGGCGGTTCGAAGTCTTTACTCTGATAATGCTTTTTACGCCTGCTTTCTGGAGAAAATAG
- a CDS encoding phosphatase PAP2 family protein codes for MKLIYSIHKYDVTMFTWLNSVAIHAYLVRFCRMISRTADGFLYVILAAWLYWDQGINDALLRAMILAFLIERPVYTLLKKGFKRNRPQQALPDFKSVITPSDQFSFPSGHTSAAFMVATLVGYFAPSLLPVLYVWAALVGFSRVVLGVHFPTDTLMGVVLGVSTAIFSLDYIL; via the coding sequence ATGAAGCTGATTTACTCGATCCATAAGTACGACGTGACGATGTTTACTTGGCTAAACAGTGTTGCCATTCATGCCTATTTAGTGCGCTTTTGCCGCATGATTTCCCGCACCGCCGACGGTTTTCTGTACGTCATTCTCGCGGCTTGGCTTTACTGGGATCAAGGCATCAACGATGCGTTGTTGCGGGCCATGATACTGGCGTTTTTGATCGAAAGGCCGGTCTATACGCTGCTGAAAAAAGGCTTTAAGCGCAACCGCCCGCAGCAAGCGTTACCGGATTTCAAAAGCGTGATTACGCCATCGGATCAGTTCAGTTTCCCCTCCGGACATACCTCTGCCGCTTTCATGGTGGCAACCTTGGTAGGGTATTTTGCGCCGTCGTTGCTGCCGGTTCTTTATGTTTGGGCCGCGCTGGTCGGTTTTTCCAGAGTGGTTTTGGGCGTGCATTTCCCCACCGATACGCTGATGGGCGTGGTCTTGGGGGTTAGTACGGCAATTTTTAGTCTCGATTACATTTTATGA
- a CDS encoding MJ1255/VC2487 family glycosyltransferase has protein sequence MKIFYGVQGTGNGHITRARVMAKELYAAGFDVTFQFTGRPAEKYFDMEVFNGYQVKTGLTFNTHNGQVSYVKTALEASPIRFVKDINSLDLSAYDLVISDFEPVTAWAAKRQKKKVLGIGHQYAFRHKIPRAGGDPIAEQVMKYFAPADIGIGLHWHHFGQPILPPIIETPEFPQNTQANKIVVYLPFEDPQAVVKLLCPFENFEFHVYAPEPAVSKYPHIVCKQLSREGFQRDLYDCAGIISNAGFELASESLQLGKKILVKPLHAQMEQISNAEALKQLGYGHTMFDLDDAVIEDWLHNPHAVHVTYPNIAKVIVQWLQDGMPAMDAEFTERVWESVQVLPIKY, from the coding sequence ATGAAAATTTTTTACGGTGTGCAAGGCACGGGCAATGGACACATCACCCGCGCCAGAGTGATGGCGAAAGAACTATACGCGGCGGGTTTTGATGTCACCTTCCAATTTACCGGCCGGCCGGCGGAGAAATACTTCGATATGGAGGTGTTTAACGGTTATCAAGTCAAAACCGGCTTGACCTTTAACACCCACAACGGCCAAGTCAGTTATGTGAAAACCGCGTTGGAAGCCAGTCCGATCCGCTTTGTCAAAGACATCAACAGTCTGGATTTAAGCGCTTACGATCTGGTGATCAGCGATTTCGAGCCGGTTACCGCTTGGGCCGCGAAACGGCAAAAGAAAAAAGTGCTGGGGATCGGCCATCAATATGCGTTTAGACACAAAATTCCCCGTGCCGGCGGCGATCCGATTGCCGAACAGGTGATGAAGTATTTCGCGCCGGCCGACATCGGCATCGGCTTGCACTGGCATCATTTCGGTCAGCCGATCTTGCCGCCGATTATCGAAACGCCGGAGTTTCCGCAAAATACCCAAGCCAATAAGATAGTGGTGTATTTGCCCTTCGAAGACCCGCAAGCGGTGGTTAAGCTGTTGTGTCCGTTCGAAAACTTCGAGTTTCACGTCTATGCGCCGGAACCGGCGGTGTCGAAATATCCGCACATCGTTTGCAAACAACTATCCAGAGAAGGCTTTCAGCGCGACTTGTACGATTGCGCCGGCATTATCAGCAATGCCGGGTTCGAATTGGCCAGCGAGTCCTTGCAATTGGGCAAGAAGATTCTGGTCAAGCCCTTACACGCGCAAATGGAGCAAATTTCCAACGCCGAGGCTTTAAAGCAACTGGGCTACGGTCACACGATGTTCGATCTGGACGACGCAGTGATCGAGGACTGGCTGCACAATCCACATGCTGTGCATGTTACCTACCCCAATATCGCTAAAGTTATTGTGCAGTGGCTTCAGGATGGCATGCCGGCGATGGATGCGGAGTTCACCGAGCGGGTTTGGGAGTCGGTTCAGGTGTTGCCGATCAAATACTAA